The Nitrososphaerales archaeon genome includes a window with the following:
- a CDS encoding DUF4242 domain-containing protein gives MYIDVHKKVKGVTAKAVAEAHQKDLEHQGKHGVQFLKYWVDEKSESVFCLVSAPDSKTPNKVHKEAHGLVADEIHEVTEGK, from the coding sequence TTGTACATTGATGTGCACAAGAAGGTCAAAGGGGTGACCGCGAAAGCGGTGGCCGAAGCCCATCAGAAGGATCTCGAACACCAGGGGAAGCACGGAGTACAATTCCTGAAGTATTGGGTGGACGAGAAGTCAGAATCTGTCTTTTGCCTCGTCAGCGCGCCGGACAGCAAGACTCCCAACAAGGTACACAAGGAGGCCCATGGCCTGGTTGCGGATGAGATCCACGAGGT
- a CDS encoding DNA polymerase IV, producing the protein MVRVIGHLDLDYFYAQVEEAENPALKSMPVLVCVFSGRTEDSGVVATANYKAREFGVRSGMPIVSAKRKLQGENPVLIKMKREKYELVSERVMQLARENVDALEQTGIDEAFLDMTRVSHEDFGKAKQIAAKIKESVLASERLTCSIGVGRSKAVAKVASDFKKPDGLTMVPPESTTSFLNPLPVTKLYGVGPKTAQILEGLKITTVEELSKATVQELEGRLGRKLAMHLRAEANGQDDDPVSEKQEPTQLSRIITLKHDTNDSDIALAQLAGALEDLHRRLNSRDISFRTLTAIAILTDLSTKTKSRTFESPASDLTTMKEGVRTLLGELGRTVGKEFRRVGVRLSDLSSVKDQTSLTQFLREKKADNA; encoded by the coding sequence TTGGTTCGCGTCATAGGTCACCTCGACCTCGACTACTTCTACGCCCAGGTCGAAGAGGCAGAGAACCCCGCGCTGAAGAGCATGCCCGTCCTCGTCTGCGTCTTTTCTGGAAGGACAGAAGACAGCGGCGTCGTAGCCACCGCGAACTACAAAGCGAGGGAGTTCGGAGTCAGGTCTGGAATGCCGATCGTCTCTGCCAAGCGCAAGCTTCAGGGTGAAAACCCAGTCCTAATCAAAATGAAACGTGAGAAGTACGAATTGGTTTCGGAGAGGGTGATGCAACTCGCGAGGGAGAATGTGGACGCGTTGGAACAAACTGGAATCGACGAAGCCTTTCTCGACATGACTCGAGTTTCGCACGAAGACTTCGGCAAGGCGAAGCAGATTGCGGCAAAGATCAAGGAGTCTGTCCTGGCATCAGAGCGATTGACATGTTCCATCGGTGTGGGGAGGAGCAAGGCCGTGGCCAAGGTGGCGTCCGACTTCAAGAAGCCAGACGGATTGACGATGGTGCCGCCCGAATCGACAACGTCGTTTCTGAATCCCCTCCCCGTCACCAAGCTGTATGGGGTAGGACCGAAGACGGCGCAGATTTTGGAAGGCCTCAAAATCACAACAGTAGAGGAGCTCTCGAAGGCAACGGTTCAGGAGTTGGAGGGGCGCCTCGGGAGAAAGCTCGCTATGCATCTCCGCGCCGAGGCCAACGGTCAAGATGACGACCCTGTGTCGGAGAAACAGGAGCCCACCCAGCTGAGCAGGATTATTACGCTGAAGCACGACACGAACGACTCGGATATTGCTCTCGCCCAGTTGGCCGGGGCCCTTGAGGACCTCCACCGACGCCTCAACTCGCGTGACATCTCATTCAGAACCCTCACTGCTATCGCAATCCTCACCGACCTCTCGACCAAGACGAAAAGCAGGACCTTCGAAAGCCCCGCGTCGGACCTTACAACCATGAAGGAGGGAGTCCGCACCCTTCTGGGCGAGCTTGGCAGAACAGTCGGCAAGGAGTTCAGGCGGGTGGGTGTGAGACTTTCTGACCTGTCAAGCG